A DNA window from Maribellus comscasis contains the following coding sequences:
- the idi gene encoding isopentenyl-diphosphate Delta-isomerase: MTKKREDFVILVDENDNETGISEKLAAHRKALMHRAISVFICNSKGEWLLQRRALNKYHSNGLWTNTCCSHPFPGETNMEAAQRRLEEEMGLTTNLTEIFWFRYKESLDNELTENELDHVFIGFTDKHPKINKNEVNEWQYLSFDDIKADIKFYPEKYTVWFKMIFDRVNNELSKSNARQQD; the protein is encoded by the coding sequence ATGACAAAAAAAAGAGAAGATTTTGTAATACTTGTTGACGAAAATGACAATGAAACCGGGATTTCGGAAAAACTTGCAGCTCACCGGAAAGCGTTAATGCATCGTGCAATTTCGGTTTTTATTTGTAACTCGAAAGGAGAATGGCTTTTACAACGCCGGGCTCTGAACAAGTACCATTCAAACGGTTTGTGGACCAATACATGTTGCAGTCATCCGTTTCCGGGTGAAACGAATATGGAGGCAGCTCAAAGGAGACTGGAAGAAGAAATGGGATTAACAACCAACTTAACAGAAATCTTCTGGTTTAGGTATAAAGAATCTCTCGATAATGAATTAACAGAAAATGAACTGGATCATGTTTTTATTGGGTTTACCGATAAGCATCCAAAAATTAACAAAAATGAAGTAAATGAATGGCAATATTTGAGTTTTGATGATATAAAAGCCGATATAAAGTTCTATCCCGAAAAATATACTGTTTGGTTTAAAATGATTTTCGACCGGGTAAACAACGAACTCTCAAAATCAAATGCTCGTCAGCAGGACTAA
- a CDS encoding carbohydrate-binding family 9-like protein, whose amino-acid sequence MKELFIKQLKINRPVSLSEAENLLEKQTVSNFISTVNWEEFSYQPKVSFRIGHIQNEIWLKYYVVEKYILAKETRTNGDVYKDSCVEFFISADGENYYNFEFNCIGTIHLAFGAGRGNRKFVDPEIIKKIEITSSLGSQPFEEKTGKFEWEMMIRIPKECLAYSNINSLNGLKASANFYKCGEDTSEPHYVTWNPIKTKNPDYHRPEFFGEVFFE is encoded by the coding sequence ATGAAGGAATTATTTATCAAACAATTAAAAATAAATCGGCCTGTTTCTTTAAGTGAAGCAGAAAACCTGTTGGAAAAACAAACCGTTTCAAACTTTATCAGTACTGTAAACTGGGAGGAGTTTAGTTATCAACCTAAGGTTTCTTTTCGCATCGGCCACATTCAAAACGAAATATGGCTTAAATATTATGTAGTTGAAAAATACATTTTGGCAAAAGAAACCAGAACCAACGGCGATGTTTATAAAGACAGTTGTGTTGAATTTTTTATTTCTGCCGACGGTGAAAACTACTACAATTTTGAATTTAATTGTATTGGAACAATTCACCTTGCTTTTGGTGCAGGGAGAGGCAACCGCAAATTTGTAGATCCGGAAATCATAAAAAAAATAGAAATTACATCTTCATTGGGAAGTCAACCTTTTGAAGAAAAAACAGGCAAATTTGAGTGGGAAATGATGATTCGGATTCCAAAAGAATGTCTTGCATACAGTAATATAAACTCCCTGAACGGATTAAAAGCAAGCGCTAATTTTTACAAATGTGGAGAAGATACTTCCGAACCTCATTATGTTACGTGGAATCCCATTAAAACTAAAAACCCGGACTATCACCGACCTGAATTTTTTGGGGAGGTTTTTTTTGAATAA
- a CDS encoding WD40/YVTN/BNR-like repeat-containing protein yields MHRLKSLLVISVLLLGISNLSFGKKNEKTVEALPDTSAYSNLKYRNIGPFRGGRSAAVCGVTNNPDVYYFGATGGGVWKTEDAGQNWKNISDGYFGGTVGAVTVAPSNDNIIYVGGGEVTVRGNVSHGYGIWKSMDAGETWKYSGLKEGQYIPRIRVHPENQDLVYAAVLGHVFGPNEERGIYRSKDGGKNWEKILFVSEDAGAVDLVLDPFNPLVIYASTWKVRRKPYTLESGGEGSALWKSTDGGDSWQNISDSKGLPQGTLGIIGVTASPAKRNRIWAIIEAENGGVFRSDDAGKTWIKTNEDRNLRQRAWYYTRINADTQNEDIVYVLNVGFWKSKDGGKTFESIRTPHSDHHDLWINPENNKMIIGDDGGGQISLDGAHNWSTMDNQPTAQFYRVITDNHFPYRIYAAQQDNSTVRIQHRSLSGGISEDNWESTAGGESGFIAPDPKNSDIVYGGSYGGYLVRHNHKTGETRMIDVWPDNPMGWAAKNIKYRFQWNYPIFFSVHDKDALYCAANVLFKTTNEGQSWQQISPDLTRNDTTKMESSGGPITKDNTSVEYYGTIFAACESALEPGVIWAGSDDGLIHVTQNSGESWENVTPPASMMPEWTMINSIEPHPYEKGGLYVAATSYKNDDFTPYLYKTLDYGKTWKKITDGIRKDHFTRVIRADKTRPGLLFAGTESGMYISFNDGELWQPFQLNLPVVPITDLTIKDNDLIVATQGRSLWILDDITTLQQLTKEVTEQALILFNQRPSYKILAGRGGNNSGENPPSGAVIDFWLKDRNDSTSVQMEILDKNKNLIYTFKNNVLEKELKDNPALGKIEVEKGLNRFVWNLRYPDAKGFPGLIMWGGSLRGPVAIPGVYYAKLTVDGISEEKSFSVLPVPNYSATQEDYQAQFDFLLDVRDKLTETHQCILDIREAQKQLTYIKEKLDKEENTAIIEQIETMSAKMDSIEKALYQTKNKSPQDPLNFPIRLNNKLAAVAGIVASGDARPTDQSIAVKTELTAKIDRELAAFKKIKDEEIPKLNEQVWDAKIPAVQIKE; encoded by the coding sequence ATGCATCGCCTAAAATCTTTATTGGTAATTTCAGTTCTGCTCCTGGGAATTTCCAACCTCAGCTTTGGTAAAAAAAATGAAAAAACAGTTGAAGCGCTTCCTGATACATCGGCTTACAGTAATTTAAAATACAGGAATATTGGTCCATTTCGTGGTGGCCGTTCTGCTGCTGTTTGCGGCGTAACCAATAATCCTGACGTATACTATTTCGGGGCCACCGGTGGCGGCGTCTGGAAAACTGAAGATGCAGGCCAGAACTGGAAAAATATAAGCGACGGATATTTTGGAGGAACAGTTGGGGCGGTTACCGTTGCTCCGTCAAACGATAATATTATTTATGTGGGCGGCGGCGAAGTAACTGTGAGAGGAAATGTATCGCACGGTTATGGCATCTGGAAATCGATGGATGCCGGAGAAACATGGAAATACTCGGGGTTAAAAGAAGGACAGTATATTCCCCGGATTCGCGTTCATCCGGAAAACCAGGACCTTGTTTATGCTGCTGTTTTGGGGCACGTATTCGGGCCAAACGAGGAACGTGGCATTTATCGCTCAAAAGATGGAGGAAAAAACTGGGAAAAAATACTTTTTGTAAGTGAAGATGCGGGCGCTGTAGACCTGGTTCTCGACCCATTTAATCCACTTGTAATTTATGCGTCAACCTGGAAAGTGAGACGAAAACCTTATACCCTGGAAAGTGGCGGAGAAGGTTCGGCACTTTGGAAAAGTACGGATGGTGGAGATTCCTGGCAAAACATCAGCGACAGTAAAGGACTCCCGCAAGGAACACTCGGTATAATCGGCGTTACTGCATCGCCCGCAAAACGAAACCGGATTTGGGCTATTATTGAAGCGGAAAATGGCGGAGTATTTCGTTCCGATGATGCAGGAAAAACATGGATAAAAACAAACGAAGACCGAAATCTGCGTCAGCGTGCATGGTACTACACCCGGATCAATGCCGACACACAAAATGAAGACATAGTTTATGTTTTGAATGTGGGTTTCTGGAAATCGAAAGACGGAGGAAAAACATTTGAATCAATAAGAACACCTCACAGCGATCATCACGATTTGTGGATTAACCCTGAGAACAACAAAATGATAATTGGCGACGATGGAGGTGGCCAAATCAGCCTCGACGGAGCTCATAACTGGTCTACAATGGACAACCAGCCTACCGCACAATTTTACAGGGTTATCACCGATAATCATTTTCCATACCGGATTTACGCTGCGCAACAGGATAATTCAACTGTTCGAATCCAACACCGCAGTTTATCAGGTGGAATTTCAGAAGATAACTGGGAATCTACTGCGGGTGGAGAAAGTGGTTTTATTGCACCCGATCCAAAAAATTCGGATATTGTTTACGGAGGGTCATACGGTGGATATTTGGTTCGTCACAATCATAAAACCGGAGAAACGAGAATGATTGATGTTTGGCCTGACAATCCAATGGGTTGGGCTGCAAAAAATATTAAATATCGTTTCCAATGGAATTACCCGATTTTCTTTTCCGTTCACGATAAAGATGCGCTCTATTGCGCTGCCAACGTTCTTTTCAAAACGACAAACGAAGGGCAAAGCTGGCAACAAATCAGCCCTGATTTAACGCGGAATGATACAACAAAAATGGAGTCGTCGGGGGGGCCTATTACCAAAGATAACACCAGTGTTGAATATTACGGAACTATTTTCGCAGCCTGCGAATCTGCACTGGAACCTGGAGTTATTTGGGCCGGAAGCGATGACGGGTTGATTCATGTTACTCAAAATAGTGGTGAAAGCTGGGAAAATGTAACACCACCTGCCTCTATGATGCCCGAATGGACGATGATAAACAGTATTGAACCTCATCCTTATGAAAAAGGAGGTTTGTATGTTGCCGCCACTTCATACAAAAACGATGATTTTACGCCATACCTTTACAAAACGCTGGACTATGGAAAAACCTGGAAGAAAATTACAGATGGTATCCGGAAAGACCATTTTACACGTGTTATTCGCGCAGATAAAACAAGACCCGGGTTACTTTTTGCCGGCACAGAAAGCGGAATGTACATTTCGTTTAACGACGGAGAATTATGGCAACCTTTTCAATTGAATTTGCCTGTTGTTCCCATTACCGACCTGACAATAAAAGACAACGATTTAATTGTTGCAACACAAGGAAGAAGTTTGTGGATTTTGGATGACATTACCACTTTGCAACAACTTACAAAAGAGGTAACTGAACAAGCTCTTATACTTTTCAACCAACGTCCTTCCTACAAAATTCTGGCTGGAAGAGGAGGAAATAACAGTGGCGAAAATCCACCATCGGGTGCTGTTATCGATTTCTGGCTAAAAGACAGAAACGATTCTACTTCAGTACAAATGGAAATTCTGGACAAAAACAAAAACCTGATATATACTTTTAAAAACAATGTTTTAGAAAAAGAATTAAAAGATAATCCGGCACTTGGAAAAATAGAAGTTGAGAAAGGATTGAACCGTTTTGTTTGGAATCTGCGCTATCCAGATGCCAAAGGATTTCCGGGGCTCATTATGTGGGGCGGAAGTCTGCGGGGGCCTGTGGCTATTCCCGGAGTATATTATGCAAAACTTACAGTTGACGGAATTTCTGAAGAAAAATCGTTTAGCGTTTTACCTGTTCCAAACTATAGTGCCACACAGGAAGATTACCAGGCTCAGTTTGATTTTCTGCTTGATGTGCGTGATAAACTAACAGAAACACACCAGTGTATTTTGGATATTCGTGAAGCACAAAAACAATTAACCTACATAAAGGAAAAGCTTGATAAAGAAGAAAATACAGCAATTATAGAACAGATAGAAACAATGTCGGCAAAGATGGACAGTATCGAAAAAGCACTTTACCAAACCAAAAACAAAAGTCCGCAAGACCCGTTGAATTTTCCGATTCGACTAAATAATAAGCTCGCGGCTGTTGCGGGTATTGTCGCTTCAGGCGATGCACGACCAACCGACCAGTCGATTGCTGTAAAAACCGAATTAACAGCCAAAATTGACAGGGAACTGGCTGCATTCAAAAAAATTAAGGATGAAGAAATTCCTAAATTGAATGAGCAGGTTTGGGATGCTAAAATTCCGGCAGTGCAAATTAAAGAGTAA
- a CDS encoding DEAD/DEAH box helicase: MAETEFIIALTEHRYFGSVFVPYLIEKEEQFYTVKRHIKPRDLENNSDYSFKPYERELVGIIEKYSDENLTKKFSRAGSVSEFFSSLKPGYFEKNVTPYIEKQMFKVASILMLCPVRLLKKETKYANLYDEDEIFVQPVFANPVFYFERTEKETHYRLKVYLDKNEITLKNSKLQIICNEPCLMIHRSRLIVFEEFNAKKMVPFFEKEKVTVPHSIEEKYYSGFVLNTIRDNDVFARGFKILEEDLKKRAVLSLEKNLKQEPCFVLHFYYGDEKFLPNSNRKVAVNLHKRNDSYVFEKVKRNFVWENTIQNHLKEAGLKENNGSFLPKGYELFEHSDLVYFLVNWINRHKHKLEANNIHFTQSNLEKKYFTGDQQLEMKAKTSGDWFDVYATVRFGEFQIPFIKLKKYILNDIREFELPNGEIAVLPDEWFARYKGLVPFSKGQGEKLQFEKHHFMLLKNGLQQFDKSVMERFQKMEATATKGLSLPANLKAKLRAYQEEGFQWMFHLYKNGFGGCLADDMGLGKTLQTLSLLLKLKRNRKKEIEVVDPTVNNGQLDLFGTSGEEENNQPASLIVLPTSLVHNWDNEIRKFTPALKAYKHIGIQRKKAVDLGKITEFYDIVLTTYGTVRNDIEILSKTEFFYIILDESQFIKNSTSKTYKAVMKLRSQHRLVLTGTPIENSLSDLWSQMNFLNKGVLGNLAFFRNSFITPIEKHKSQEQQEKLQLLIRPFILRRKKEEVAKDLPPLVEQVRVCEMSKEQSKLYEHEKSVIRNTILENIEKEGMEKSGLVILQGLTKLRQLANHPSLMEKENEESSGKFDEIFRMLENLVAENHKVLIFSSFVKHLELLQEKIEKQKWKYSLLTGQTSKREEVIQSFQNDPDNRIFLISLKAGGVGLNLTEADYVFIIDPWWNPAAENQAINRAHRIGQDKHVFVYRFITEDSIEEKIQQLQEHKSSLADKFINSNNPFQKISKEEIVALFK; encoded by the coding sequence ATGGCTGAAACCGAATTTATAATTGCCCTTACCGAACACCGGTATTTTGGAAGTGTTTTTGTACCTTATCTGATTGAAAAGGAAGAGCAGTTTTATACTGTAAAACGGCATATTAAACCACGCGATCTGGAGAATAATTCTGACTACAGTTTTAAACCATACGAAAGAGAACTGGTTGGAATTATAGAAAAATACAGTGATGAAAATTTAACAAAGAAGTTTTCCCGCGCGGGAAGTGTTTCCGAATTTTTTTCTTCGCTTAAACCCGGGTATTTTGAAAAAAATGTTACTCCGTATATTGAAAAACAAATGTTTAAGGTGGCTTCAATTTTAATGTTGTGCCCCGTACGTTTATTAAAGAAGGAAACAAAATATGCCAATTTGTACGATGAGGATGAGATTTTTGTACAGCCGGTTTTTGCAAATCCGGTTTTTTATTTTGAACGTACTGAAAAAGAAACACATTACCGGTTAAAAGTATATCTGGATAAAAATGAAATTACCCTGAAAAATTCAAAACTCCAAATTATTTGTAACGAACCTTGTTTAATGATTCACCGCAGCCGTTTGATTGTTTTTGAAGAATTTAATGCAAAAAAAATGGTTCCTTTTTTTGAAAAGGAAAAAGTGACGGTTCCCCATTCAATTGAAGAAAAATATTATTCCGGTTTTGTGTTAAATACCATCCGCGATAATGATGTTTTTGCCAGGGGTTTTAAAATTCTGGAAGAGGATTTGAAAAAAAGAGCGGTGCTGAGTTTGGAGAAAAATTTAAAACAGGAGCCGTGTTTTGTGCTTCATTTTTATTATGGTGATGAGAAGTTTCTCCCCAATTCAAACCGGAAAGTAGCTGTAAATCTTCACAAAAGGAATGATAGTTATGTTTTTGAAAAAGTAAAACGAAATTTTGTATGGGAAAACACAATTCAGAACCATTTAAAAGAGGCCGGATTAAAGGAAAATAACGGAAGTTTTTTGCCCAAAGGATATGAGTTGTTTGAGCATAGCGACTTGGTTTACTTTTTGGTCAACTGGATAAACCGGCATAAGCATAAACTGGAAGCCAACAATATTCATTTCACGCAGAGCAATTTGGAAAAGAAATATTTTACCGGAGATCAGCAGCTTGAAATGAAGGCAAAAACTTCAGGAGACTGGTTTGATGTTTATGCAACGGTTCGTTTTGGTGAGTTCCAAATTCCTTTTATCAAACTAAAAAAGTATATTCTGAATGATATTCGGGAGTTTGAACTGCCAAACGGTGAAATAGCTGTGTTGCCCGATGAATGGTTTGCCCGCTACAAAGGGCTGGTTCCTTTTTCGAAAGGGCAGGGCGAAAAGCTGCAGTTTGAGAAACATCATTTTATGCTTCTGAAAAACGGGTTGCAGCAGTTTGATAAATCGGTGATGGAACGTTTTCAGAAAATGGAAGCGACAGCGACAAAAGGATTAAGCTTACCAGCCAATTTAAAGGCAAAACTCAGAGCATACCAGGAAGAAGGTTTTCAGTGGATGTTTCATTTGTATAAAAACGGATTTGGGGGTTGCCTGGCTGATGATATGGGGCTGGGTAAAACCTTACAAACACTTTCTCTTTTATTAAAATTAAAACGAAACCGGAAGAAGGAGATAGAGGTTGTCGACCCGACAGTAAATAACGGGCAGCTCGATTTATTTGGAACATCGGGAGAGGAAGAAAATAATCAACCGGCGAGTTTAATCGTTTTGCCAACGTCGCTTGTACATAACTGGGATAATGAAATCAGGAAGTTTACTCCGGCTTTAAAAGCTTACAAACATATTGGAATCCAGCGTAAGAAGGCAGTTGATTTGGGAAAAATTACGGAATTCTACGACATTGTTTTAACAACTTACGGAACAGTTCGTAATGATATTGAAATACTGTCGAAAACAGAATTTTTTTATATCATTTTAGATGAAAGCCAGTTTATAAAGAATTCGACATCCAAAACCTACAAAGCAGTAATGAAACTGCGTTCGCAGCATCGTTTGGTTCTTACCGGAACGCCGATTGAAAACTCATTGTCGGATTTGTGGTCGCAAATGAATTTTTTAAACAAGGGAGTTTTGGGGAATCTCGCTTTTTTCAGAAACAGCTTTATTACACCCATCGAAAAGCACAAAAGTCAGGAGCAGCAAGAGAAATTGCAGCTTCTGATTCGCCCGTTTATTTTGCGACGTAAAAAAGAAGAAGTTGCTAAAGATTTGCCACCGCTGGTTGAACAGGTACGTGTTTGTGAAATGTCGAAAGAACAAAGTAAACTGTATGAACACGAGAAGTCTGTAATTCGGAATACCATTCTGGAGAATATTGAAAAAGAGGGGATGGAAAAGTCGGGGTTGGTGATTTTACAGGGTCTTACCAAATTACGGCAGTTGGCTAATCATCCATCGCTGATGGAAAAAGAGAACGAAGAAAGCTCCGGGAAGTTTGACGAGATTTTTAGAATGCTGGAAAACCTGGTTGCCGAAAATCATAAAGTGCTGATTTTTTCCTCTTTTGTGAAACACCTTGAATTGCTTCAGGAGAAAATTGAAAAACAGAAATGGAAATACAGTTTGTTAACGGGGCAAACTTCAAAACGTGAAGAGGTAATTCAGAGTTTTCAAAACGATCCGGATAATCGTATTTTTCTCATTTCGCTAAAAGCCGGTGGGGTAGGCCTGAATCTTACCGAAGCCGACTATGTTTTTATCATTGATCCGTGGTGGAATCCGGCAGCGGAAAATCAGGCGATAAATCGGGCGCACCGCATCGGGCAGGATAAACACGTTTTTGTCTATCGTTTTATAACTGAAGATTCGATCGAAGAAAAAATTCAGCAGCTACAGGAACATAAAAGTTCGCTGGCCGATAAGTTTATAAATTCCAATAATCCGTTTCAAAAAATTAGCAAAGAGGAAATTGTTGCTTTGTTTAAATAA
- a CDS encoding phosphoenolpyruvate carboxylase, with product MTQLEILKTQLGKPYHDLEFLLHCFKEVLIENNENKLANIIPWICDSCTYENMEFTQKHFQLFSVCFQLLNLAETNGAVQNRRKTEENNNLNSINGLWSNSLEILKENGFSENEITDTFNEIEVQPVLTAHPTEAKRPVVIKKYRELYLLLVKRENSMYNSYEKEENRNEIKKIIHSIWHIDEYYREKPNIETELDNVIHYFVNVFPETVGLLNRRLLRGWKFAGFDTNKLVQKNEFPQLKFGNWIGGDRDGHPLVTANVTKSTLLKLRLNSFLVLKNELLKLAENLSFYIELENLPEKISDRTKEIISELGGETKSSVTANRHEAYKLFVLLLIQKLPINIGRAQLFELTDNKGSYRHSHQLINDLEILRNALIDSAHSSLAYNNVNDTIQMVRVFGFHLAELDIRQNSSYYEKSLVQIYNASKSGKVMPLEMAPDEKMKLISSELKINRPFLRDWENLPTEAKNTLECFKVLQNHISEYSSFALGSLIVSMTRDVSDLLMVYILSREAGLTVYENNLTLKLPVVPLFETIDDLIASPKIMEEYFSFPEVQDSLEYQQKINNRRQKVQEIMIGYSDSNKDGGILASSWYLYKAQKELTEVGNKYGIKLKFFHGKGGSISRGAGPVHWFLRSLPHGTLSGKFKITEQGETIEKKFANKINAVYNLELALAGDTLNTLLHKLDREIDSEVVEILEFMGKESYIVYNELLNNPHFLEFYQQATPIDVIEQSKIGSRPARRTGKRTFSDLRAIPWVFSWGQARFHITSWYGVGSTLEKMQNNFPEKYNSLKKLIKTNHFVRYVLTNIDTSLASTDERIMKMYAELVENKKTKETILNLLLDELEKTRILMQELLGRPMEERRKNHYFSTALRAEALDVLHEYQIRKMKKWRKNNNHSAEEDLLLQQLLISVNAIANAMGTTG from the coding sequence ATGACTCAACTCGAAATTCTAAAAACCCAATTGGGGAAACCCTATCACGATCTTGAATTTTTACTACATTGTTTTAAAGAAGTTCTAATTGAAAATAACGAGAATAAACTGGCAAACATTATTCCCTGGATTTGCGACAGCTGTACATACGAAAACATGGAATTTACGCAAAAACATTTCCAGTTGTTTTCGGTATGTTTTCAGTTGCTTAATTTGGCTGAAACCAATGGTGCTGTTCAAAACAGAAGAAAAACAGAAGAAAATAATAACCTGAATTCCATTAACGGACTCTGGAGCAATAGTCTGGAAATTTTGAAAGAAAACGGGTTTTCTGAAAATGAAATCACAGATACTTTTAACGAGATTGAAGTTCAACCGGTGTTAACCGCCCACCCAACGGAAGCCAAACGGCCGGTGGTCATAAAAAAATACAGAGAGCTCTATTTGCTTCTTGTAAAACGCGAAAACTCGATGTATAACTCTTATGAAAAAGAGGAAAACCGAAATGAAATAAAAAAAATCATTCATTCAATTTGGCATATCGATGAGTATTATCGCGAAAAACCCAATATAGAAACCGAATTAGACAATGTTATACACTACTTTGTTAACGTTTTCCCTGAAACGGTTGGTCTTCTAAACCGACGACTTTTACGGGGATGGAAATTTGCAGGATTTGACACGAACAAATTGGTTCAAAAAAACGAATTTCCTCAGCTTAAATTTGGCAACTGGATAGGAGGAGACCGGGATGGTCACCCACTGGTAACAGCAAATGTAACAAAATCAACCCTGCTAAAACTGAGGCTAAATTCTTTTTTGGTACTTAAAAATGAATTATTAAAACTGGCAGAAAATCTTAGTTTTTATATTGAATTGGAAAATCTTCCCGAAAAAATTTCCGATAGAACAAAGGAAATAATTTCAGAATTGGGAGGAGAAACCAAATCAAGTGTTACAGCTAACCGGCACGAAGCATACAAACTTTTTGTACTTCTGCTTATTCAAAAACTTCCGATAAATATTGGCAGAGCCCAGCTTTTTGAATTAACGGATAACAAGGGAAGTTATCGCCACTCGCATCAATTGATAAATGATTTGGAAATTTTGCGAAATGCTCTTATTGATTCTGCTCACTCAAGTCTGGCTTACAACAATGTTAACGATACAATCCAAATGGTTCGTGTTTTTGGATTTCATTTGGCGGAACTTGATATCAGGCAAAACAGCAGTTACTACGAAAAGTCACTGGTACAAATTTATAATGCTTCAAAATCGGGTAAAGTAATGCCACTTGAAATGGCTCCGGATGAAAAAATGAAGTTAATATCTTCAGAATTAAAAATTAACCGTCCGTTTTTACGCGATTGGGAAAATCTCCCCACTGAAGCCAAAAATACACTCGAATGTTTTAAGGTGCTGCAAAATCATATCTCGGAGTATTCCTCATTTGCATTGGGAAGTCTGATAGTGAGTATGACCCGCGATGTTTCGGATTTGCTGATGGTTTACATTCTTTCGCGTGAGGCCGGTCTTACCGTTTACGAAAATAACCTAACACTGAAACTTCCGGTTGTTCCGCTTTTTGAAACCATCGACGATTTAATTGCCAGTCCCAAAATAATGGAAGAATATTTCAGTTTCCCCGAAGTGCAGGACAGTTTGGAGTACCAGCAAAAAATAAATAACCGCCGGCAAAAAGTGCAGGAAATTATGATTGGCTACAGCGACAGTAACAAAGACGGTGGAATCCTGGCCAGTTCCTGGTACCTGTACAAAGCTCAGAAAGAGCTCACCGAAGTTGGCAACAAATATGGAATAAAATTAAAATTTTTTCATGGCAAAGGCGGCTCTATCAGCCGGGGAGCAGGACCCGTCCATTGGTTTTTACGGTCATTACCACATGGAACACTTTCCGGCAAATTCAAAATTACAGAACAGGGTGAAACCATCGAAAAAAAATTTGCGAACAAAATAAATGCTGTTTACAATCTTGAATTGGCGCTGGCCGGTGATACCCTTAATACACTGCTTCATAAACTCGACAGAGAGATTGACAGCGAAGTAGTAGAAATTTTGGAGTTTATGGGAAAAGAAAGCTACATTGTGTACAATGAACTGCTTAACAACCCACATTTTCTTGAATTTTATCAACAAGCTACACCTATTGATGTTATTGAACAAAGTAAAATTGGTTCCAGGCCGGCAAGAAGAACCGGCAAACGAACCTTTTCCGACTTAAGAGCCATTCCATGGGTTTTTAGCTGGGGACAAGCTCGATTTCATATTACCAGTTGGTATGGAGTTGGCTCAACACTGGAAAAGATGCAAAATAATTTTCCGGAGAAATACAACAGTTTAAAAAAACTAATCAAAACAAATCATTTTGTAAGATACGTTCTTACAAATATCGACACCAGCCTGGCAAGTACCGATGAAAGAATAATGAAAATGTATGCCGAACTGGTTGAAAATAAAAAAACAAAAGAAACCATTCTGAATCTTCTTTTAGACGAGTTGGAAAAAACACGAATCCTGATGCAGGAACTACTCGGACGACCAATGGAGGAACGCAGAAAAAATCATTATTTTTCTACTGCTTTGCGTGCTGAGGCTTTAGATGTTCTGCATGAATATCAGATACGAAAAATGAAAAAATGGAGAAAAAACAATAATCATTCTGCTGAAGAAGATTTACTCCTTCAGCAACTGTTAATTTCGGTAAATGCCATTGCTAATGCAATGGGTACAACCGGGTAG